A genomic segment from Syntrophotalea acetylenivorans encodes:
- a CDS encoding DUF2933 domain-containing protein produces MEWLANNWFLVVVLLVFLAMHLSGRGCCGGHRNRQQSNKDENGKENSSDS; encoded by the coding sequence ATGGAATGGTTGGCAAATAACTGGTTCTTGGTAGTAGTGCTCTTGGTGTTCCTTGCCATGCATCTGTCTGGACGCGGTTGCTGCGGCGGCCACCGTAATCGCCAGCAGTCGAACAAAGATGAAAACGGGAAAGAGAACTCGTCGGACTCCTAA
- a CDS encoding P-II family nitrogen regulator, which yields MELKKVVALVRGSVLEEVEERLRQLGVKGISVSHIKGYGEYTNLFKADRMTAHAKIEIFSEQSAVDEIVTAIIETAHCGIAGDGIVAVQPVDKVYRIRTKALIKPQEW from the coding sequence ATGGAATTGAAAAAAGTGGTGGCTCTTGTCCGGGGTTCGGTACTGGAAGAAGTGGAAGAACGGCTCCGGCAGTTGGGCGTCAAAGGAATCAGCGTGTCCCACATCAAGGGGTATGGCGAATACACCAATCTGTTTAAGGCTGATCGGATGACCGCCCATGCCAAAATAGAAATCTTTTCCGAACAATCGGCTGTCGATGAAATTGTGACTGCCATAATTGAAACGGCTCATTGTGGAATTGCCGGGGACGGAATCGTGGCGGTTCAACCGGTGGATAAGGTTTATCGGATTCGCACCAAGGCTTTGATCAAGCCCCAGGAATGGTGA
- a CDS encoding NAD(P)/FAD-dependent oxidoreductase — protein sequence MTPTIEIVGAGPAGLAAALTTVRGGSRAVVFERQAEVGHRFHGDFQGIENWTTEGDVLEELESMGVTPTFEYTPFHESVFYDPQGREHVCRSAEPLFYLVRRGPDPGTLDQGLKDQALASGVEFRFGEAKNHLPRGGIVVHGPQRVDAIAAGYVFETDCADGAFSAVSDRLAPNGYSYLLVCRGKGTIASCLFNDFHNERTYVERTVEFFWDKTGISMKNSRRFGGYGNLFAPVSARKGRLLYAGEAAGFQDALFGFGMRYALLSGHFAALALLEGSPEEYDSLWRKRLGNLMKLAIVNRAIYERLGDSGYARLVGSIGRADDARDWMKKYYGHGRLKRLLYPLVRRQFSSRADPLDGCIEGCDCTLCRCKLAGGCHLQERGKP from the coding sequence ATGACGCCGACTATTGAAATTGTCGGTGCAGGTCCTGCTGGGTTGGCGGCCGCTTTGACGACCGTCAGAGGAGGCAGTCGAGCGGTCGTTTTCGAACGGCAGGCTGAGGTCGGGCATCGTTTTCACGGTGACTTTCAGGGGATCGAAAACTGGACTACGGAAGGAGATGTGCTGGAAGAATTGGAATCTATGGGAGTTACTCCCACCTTCGAGTACACCCCGTTTCATGAGAGTGTATTTTATGATCCTCAAGGCCGCGAGCATGTGTGTCGTTCCGCCGAACCACTCTTTTATTTGGTACGGCGCGGCCCCGATCCTGGCACGCTGGATCAGGGGCTCAAAGATCAGGCTCTTGCCTCCGGGGTGGAGTTCCGCTTCGGTGAGGCAAAAAATCATCTTCCCCGGGGCGGAATTGTCGTCCACGGTCCGCAGCGCGTGGATGCCATTGCCGCCGGGTATGTTTTCGAGACTGATTGTGCTGACGGCGCTTTTTCCGCTGTTTCTGACCGTTTGGCACCGAATGGGTACTCGTATCTGCTGGTTTGCCGCGGTAAAGGCACCATCGCCTCCTGTCTCTTTAACGATTTTCATAACGAACGGACCTACGTGGAGCGGACCGTTGAATTTTTCTGGGATAAAACCGGCATTAGCATGAAAAATTCCCGCCGATTTGGCGGTTACGGAAATCTCTTTGCACCTGTTAGTGCCCGCAAAGGAAGACTCCTCTATGCTGGCGAGGCTGCAGGTTTTCAGGACGCGCTGTTCGGTTTCGGCATGCGTTATGCCCTTTTGTCGGGTCACTTTGCCGCCCTGGCGCTACTAGAGGGCAGTCCCGAGGAGTATGACTCTCTCTGGCGGAAACGTTTAGGTAACTTGATGAAGCTGGCAATAGTCAACAGGGCTATCTATGAACGCCTTGGTGACTCGGGCTATGCCCGGCTGGTGGGTTCGATCGGTAGGGCAGACGATGCCCGCGACTGGATGAAAAAATACTACGGTCATGGTCGGCTGAAAAGACTGTTGTATCCGCTCGTGAGACGCCAATTCTCCAGTCGGGCGGACCCTCTTGATGGCTGCATAGAAGGTTGCGATTGCACCCTGTGTCGCTGCAAGCTTGCCGGTGGTTGCCATCTGCAGGAAAGAGGCAAACCGTGA
- a CDS encoding heavy metal translocating P-type ATPase, with translation MKDPVCGMDVSPEKSAGKTEHQGQTYYFCSVRCLEKFQQDPEVYLAKIREKGKKPTPGQDQREYTCPMHPEVVQIGPGSCPKCGMDLEPKVVSLEEEGESSELRGWTLRFWVGAVISLPVLMLAMGELIPGLGEWIEGLAAPRTRNWIQLVLSTPVVLWAGWPIFVRAWQSLVNRSLNMFTLIGLGVGVAYLYSVVATLWPEFFPASFRGSEGEVAVYFEAAAVITTLVLLGQVMEARARSQTGKAIRALLGLAAKTARRIAADGSEADVPLEDVMVGDRLRVRPGEKVPVDGVVLEGTSSIDESMITGEPLPVAKQASDPVTGATVNQTGSLIMQAERVGADTLLSQIVQMVAEAQRSRAPIQKLADLVAGYFVPAVVAIALATFVVWAMIGPEPRMAHALINAVAVLIIACPCALGLATPMSIMVATGKGATLGVLFKNAEAVEHLRKVNTLVVDKTGTLTEGKPKLVAVEAAGLDEAELLRLAGSLERGSEHPLAAAIVQGAEDRGISLATTEHFESLTGKGVVGKIDGAEVVLGTQKLLHEQKIDPGALLDRAETLRQEGQTAMFVAVNGKAAGLLGVADPIKETTPEAIRQLHQSGIRIVMLTGDNLTTAQAVAGRLNIDEVRAEVLPQDKAVKIKELQEQGHFVAMAGDGINDAPALAQAHVGIAMGTGTDVAMESAGVTLVKGDLRGIVRARSLSQATMRNIRQNLFFAFVYNALGVPIAAGVLYPVFGLLLSPIIAAAAMSFSSVSVVSNALRLRRVNL, from the coding sequence ATGAAAGATCCCGTTTGCGGTATGGACGTCTCTCCAGAAAAATCGGCTGGAAAAACGGAGCACCAGGGACAGACCTATTACTTCTGTTCTGTGCGTTGCCTGGAAAAGTTCCAGCAAGATCCGGAAGTGTACCTGGCCAAGATCCGCGAAAAAGGTAAAAAGCCAACTCCTGGCCAAGACCAGCGCGAGTATACCTGTCCGATGCATCCAGAGGTGGTGCAAATCGGACCGGGCAGTTGCCCCAAATGCGGCATGGATCTCGAACCCAAGGTGGTAAGTCTGGAAGAAGAGGGGGAAAGTTCTGAATTGAGGGGCTGGACCTTGCGTTTCTGGGTAGGGGCGGTGATTTCCCTGCCGGTGCTTATGTTGGCTATGGGAGAATTGATTCCAGGGCTTGGAGAGTGGATTGAAGGGCTGGCTGCCCCCCGCACCAGGAACTGGATTCAACTGGTGTTGAGCACCCCCGTGGTTCTATGGGCCGGCTGGCCGATCTTCGTGCGTGCCTGGCAGTCTCTGGTCAACCGCAGTCTAAACATGTTCACCCTCATTGGCCTCGGTGTCGGGGTGGCTTATCTTTATAGCGTCGTGGCTACGCTGTGGCCGGAATTTTTCCCGGCCTCCTTCCGAGGTTCCGAAGGGGAGGTCGCGGTGTACTTCGAGGCCGCCGCCGTGATCACTACCCTAGTGCTGCTCGGTCAGGTCATGGAGGCGCGCGCCCGCAGCCAGACCGGGAAGGCAATCCGGGCGTTGCTGGGTCTGGCAGCAAAGACCGCCCGGCGCATTGCCGCGGACGGAAGCGAGGCAGACGTTCCCCTAGAAGATGTTATGGTTGGTGACCGTTTGCGGGTGCGGCCCGGCGAGAAAGTACCGGTTGATGGAGTGGTCCTTGAGGGGACCAGTAGTATCGACGAGTCCATGATCACAGGTGAACCCCTGCCTGTAGCCAAGCAGGCCAGTGACCCGGTTACCGGCGCCACGGTGAACCAGACCGGTTCGCTCATCATGCAGGCCGAACGGGTCGGTGCCGATACCCTGTTGAGTCAGATCGTACAGATGGTGGCCGAAGCGCAGCGCAGTCGAGCGCCCATCCAGAAGCTGGCCGACCTGGTGGCCGGTTACTTCGTGCCTGCGGTGGTGGCCATCGCCTTGGCTACTTTTGTTGTCTGGGCCATGATCGGGCCTGAGCCGCGCATGGCCCACGCCCTGATCAACGCCGTGGCGGTGCTCATCATCGCCTGTCCCTGTGCGTTGGGACTAGCCACACCCATGTCCATCATGGTAGCCACCGGCAAAGGGGCGACCCTGGGGGTGTTGTTCAAGAACGCCGAGGCGGTCGAACATCTCCGCAAGGTGAACACTCTGGTGGTGGACAAGACCGGTACCCTCACCGAGGGCAAACCCAAACTGGTTGCGGTGGAGGCAGCAGGTCTTGACGAGGCCGAGCTATTGCGCCTGGCCGGAAGCTTGGAACGGGGTAGTGAACATCCCCTGGCTGCGGCCATCGTTCAGGGCGCTGAAGATCGCGGCATATCCCTCGCCACTACGGAACATTTCGAATCCCTCACCGGAAAAGGGGTTGTCGGCAAGATTGACGGCGCCGAGGTGGTGCTTGGCACCCAGAAGCTTCTACATGAACAAAAAATTGACCCAGGGGCGCTGCTGGATCGGGCCGAAACTTTGCGCCAGGAAGGGCAAACCGCCATGTTCGTGGCGGTGAACGGCAAAGCTGCCGGCCTGCTTGGTGTGGCCGATCCAATCAAGGAAACCACTCCTGAGGCCATTCGCCAACTTCATCAGAGCGGGATTCGCATCGTCATGCTTACCGGCGATAACCTGACTACCGCTCAAGCGGTGGCCGGCAGGCTGAACATCGACGAGGTGCGCGCCGAAGTGCTGCCTCAAGACAAGGCGGTCAAGATCAAGGAACTGCAGGAGCAGGGTCACTTCGTTGCCATGGCCGGCGACGGTATCAACGATGCGCCGGCTCTAGCCCAGGCCCATGTCGGTATCGCCATGGGTACCGGTACCGACGTGGCAATGGAGAGTGCCGGCGTAACCCTGGTCAAGGGGGATCTGCGCGGCATTGTACGGGCCCGGTCCCTAAGTCAGGCAACGATGAGAAACATTCGTCAGAACCTGTTTTTCGCCTTTGTCTACAACGCTTTGGGTGTGCCCATCGCCGCCGGGGTCCTTTACCCTGTATTCGGTTTACTACTTAGCCCCATCATTGCGGCCGCAGCCATGAGTTTCAGCTCGGTATCGGTTGTCAGCAACGCCTTGCGGTTACGAAGGGTCAACCTCTAG
- a CDS encoding methyltransferase family protein: MHGTELGGYAYGMWPVVVFNILLFLFFTVSFIKPKKKIEWRSMGAFLGFLVALFTEMYGFPLTIYFLSTWLGDAYPVLDPFSHPSGHLVLVFLGLAHSGAAMMILHLISNGIIFFGGYLIFKGWMLIHGAKEGQLVTEGLYAHIRHPQYSGLFLITIGFLIQWPSFTTLIMWPILMFTYYRLAMREEKGLEEEFGDEFFRYRERVPAFIPKLGGK; this comes from the coding sequence ATGCACGGAACCGAGTTGGGTGGATATGCATACGGCATGTGGCCGGTTGTTGTTTTCAATATTCTGCTTTTCCTGTTTTTCACGGTCAGTTTCATCAAGCCGAAGAAAAAGATCGAGTGGCGTTCGATGGGCGCTTTTCTAGGCTTTCTCGTGGCCCTGTTTACCGAAATGTACGGTTTTCCCTTGACGATCTATTTTCTTTCAACCTGGCTTGGGGACGCCTATCCGGTCCTCGACCCATTCTCCCATCCCAGTGGCCACCTGGTACTGGTATTCCTTGGCTTGGCCCATTCCGGCGCGGCCATGATGATCCTGCATTTGATCAGCAACGGCATCATTTTCTTTGGTGGCTATCTGATATTCAAAGGCTGGATGCTGATTCACGGCGCTAAAGAAGGGCAACTGGTCACCGAGGGGCTCTATGCGCATATACGACACCCTCAGTACAGCGGGCTGTTTCTAATCACCATCGGTTTTCTTATCCAATGGCCCTCATTTACTACCCTGATCATGTGGCCGATTCTGATGTTTACCTATTATCGGCTGGCCATGCGGGAGGAGAAGGGGCTGGAGGAAGAATTCGGCGATGAATTCTTTCGCTACCGGGAACGAGTCCCGGCATTTATTCCAAAACTAGGCGGCAAGTAA
- a CDS encoding DUF5676 family membrane protein: MGTINIRKFGLAWGATFALLYLGCAFVMLTAGEENTILFFNSLLHGLDVRPIIRMDIPLWEVLVGIVEIFIIGWLTGATIAGIYNFGAAPPKTLNRDKEVQ, from the coding sequence ATGGGGACCATTAACATTCGCAAGTTTGGTTTGGCCTGGGGTGCGACCTTTGCCCTGTTGTATCTGGGCTGTGCGTTCGTGATGCTGACGGCTGGAGAAGAAAATACCATCCTGTTTTTCAACAGCCTGCTGCACGGCTTGGACGTCCGGCCAATCATCCGAATGGACATCCCCTTGTGGGAGGTTCTGGTGGGGATCGTGGAAATCTTTATTATCGGCTGGTTGACCGGTGCCACTATCGCCGGCATCTACAATTTTGGGGCTGCCCCCCCAAAAACACTAAATCGGGATAAGGAGGTGCAGTGA
- a CDS encoding efflux RND transporter permease subunit produces the protein MLEKIIEWSVRNKFMVILATAFLMVGGVYSLKNIPIDAIPDLSDVQVIVFTEYPGQAPQVVEDQVTYPLTTQMLAVPGAKVVRGYSFFGYSFVYIIFEDGTDLYWARSRVLEYLNYAAGRLPQGVTPSLGPDATGVGWVYEYALQSDRHDLQQLRSIQDWFLRYELTAVEGVSEVASIGGYVKQYQVAVDPDRLLAYHITIPQIKKAIKRSNNDVGGRLVEMAETEFMVRSPGYIQSVADLEKVAVGTDRRGTPILLRDLAQVRIGPELRRGLAELNGEGETVGGIIVMRFGENALKTIDNVKDKLQELKAGLPEGVEIVPVYDRSGLIQRSVSNLQEKLLEESIVVALVIILFLFHLPSAAVVILALPVAILMAFIIMFAQGINVNIMSLGGIAIAIGTMVDSAIIMVENAHKHLEKGEGGRTRTQAIVTAAKEVGPTIFFALLVITVSFAPVFTLQEQAGRLFKPLAFTKTYSMAAAAILAVTLVPVLMVWFIRGKIHSEDRNPISRLLIRLYHPVVNFVLRWRKTTLLVALLLVLSAAYPLSRMGTEFMPPLYEGDLLYMPTTLPGISITKARELLQQTDRIIRQFPEVHHVFGKIGRAETATDPAPLSMIETTIMLKPEDEWREIYTARFYSDWPDWTKPMKVPLRWVWPEEKRISVEQLTEELNAAIQFPGLTNAWTMPIKTRIDMLSTGIKTPVGIKIMGPDLQTLSDLGEQVEALVQTLPGTLSAFSERVVGGNYLDFIIDRDQVARYGLTVGDVQDIIQSAIGGMNVTQAVEGLERYPVNVRYLQDYRNDLPALKRVLIPIAEGKHIPIGQIADIRIRKGPGAIKSENARRTAWVFVDLKGIDVGTYVKNARKAVAENITLPEGYNLVWSGQYEYIESTRERLLLIIPLTVVVIFVLIYLSTKSAIKTGIVFLAVPFSLVGAFWLLYLLGYNMSIGVWVGLIALAGLDAETGVVMLLYLDIAHKNWTEKGRMRTCGDLAQAIHHGAVKRIRPKVMTVITIIAGLFPIMWSTGAGADVMKRIAAPMVGGSVTSLVLEMLVYPVVFFIWRARSLDPSSEATASGELED, from the coding sequence ATGCTTGAAAAAATAATCGAATGGTCCGTTCGCAATAAATTCATGGTGATTCTGGCGACCGCCTTTCTAATGGTGGGCGGGGTCTATTCCCTGAAGAATATCCCCATCGACGCCATTCCCGACCTTTCGGATGTGCAGGTCATTGTTTTTACCGAGTATCCGGGCCAGGCGCCGCAGGTGGTGGAAGACCAGGTTACCTATCCGCTCACCACGCAGATGCTCGCCGTGCCCGGAGCCAAAGTGGTGCGAGGCTACTCGTTTTTTGGTTATTCCTTCGTTTACATCATCTTCGAGGACGGCACCGACCTGTATTGGGCCCGCTCCCGGGTGCTCGAATATCTCAACTACGCGGCAGGCCGATTGCCGCAGGGGGTGACGCCGAGTCTTGGTCCCGATGCCACCGGGGTAGGCTGGGTCTACGAGTACGCACTGCAAAGTGACCGCCACGACCTGCAGCAATTGCGGTCCATACAGGACTGGTTTCTGCGTTATGAGTTGACCGCCGTGGAGGGGGTATCCGAGGTGGCCAGCATCGGCGGTTACGTCAAGCAGTATCAGGTGGCGGTCGACCCCGACCGGCTGCTAGCGTATCACATCACCATTCCGCAGATCAAAAAGGCTATTAAGCGTAGCAACAACGATGTCGGCGGTCGTCTTGTGGAGATGGCCGAGACCGAATTCATGGTGCGCAGCCCCGGCTACATTCAGTCGGTGGCCGATCTGGAAAAGGTAGCGGTGGGCACCGACCGCCGGGGCACGCCGATTCTGTTGCGGGATCTCGCCCAGGTGCGCATCGGGCCGGAGTTGCGCCGTGGTCTGGCGGAACTCAACGGCGAGGGCGAGACGGTGGGCGGGATCATTGTCATGCGTTTCGGCGAAAATGCCCTGAAAACCATCGACAACGTTAAGGACAAGTTACAGGAACTCAAAGCCGGGCTTCCCGAAGGGGTGGAGATCGTCCCGGTCTACGACCGCTCAGGCCTAATTCAGCGCTCCGTATCTAACCTGCAGGAGAAGCTACTGGAGGAAAGCATAGTCGTCGCCCTGGTGATTATCCTCTTCCTGTTCCATCTGCCGAGTGCGGCGGTGGTTATTCTCGCTCTGCCGGTGGCGATCCTGATGGCCTTTATCATCATGTTCGCCCAGGGGATTAACGTCAACATCATGAGCCTGGGCGGTATCGCCATTGCCATCGGCACCATGGTCGACTCTGCCATCATTATGGTGGAGAACGCCCACAAACACTTGGAGAAGGGCGAGGGGGGGAGAACGCGTACCCAGGCCATCGTCACGGCGGCCAAGGAGGTCGGCCCGACCATCTTCTTCGCCCTGCTGGTTATCACCGTGTCCTTCGCGCCGGTGTTCACCCTGCAGGAGCAGGCAGGGCGGTTGTTCAAGCCGCTGGCTTTCACCAAGACCTATTCCATGGCCGCGGCGGCGATACTGGCCGTCACCCTGGTTCCGGTATTGATGGTCTGGTTCATTCGCGGCAAGATTCACAGCGAGGATCGCAATCCCATCAGCCGGCTTCTGATTCGCCTTTACCACCCGGTGGTCAACTTTGTATTGCGCTGGCGCAAGACAACCCTGCTGGTGGCCCTGCTGCTGGTCCTCTCGGCCGCTTATCCGCTGTCCCGCATGGGCACCGAATTCATGCCGCCCCTGTATGAGGGGGATCTTCTTTATATGCCAACCACCCTGCCGGGGATCTCCATCACCAAGGCCCGGGAACTGCTGCAGCAGACCGACCGCATCATTCGCCAGTTTCCAGAGGTTCATCACGTCTTCGGCAAAATCGGTCGCGCCGAAACAGCCACCGATCCGGCTCCCCTGTCGATGATCGAAACCACTATCATGCTCAAGCCTGAGGACGAGTGGCGCGAGATCTATACAGCACGTTTCTATAGCGACTGGCCCGACTGGACCAAGCCGATGAAGGTGCCGTTGCGCTGGGTCTGGCCGGAAGAGAAACGGATCAGCGTCGAGCAATTGACCGAGGAGCTCAACGCCGCTATTCAGTTTCCGGGATTGACGAACGCCTGGACCATGCCCATCAAGACCCGTATCGACATGCTCTCCACCGGGATCAAGACGCCTGTCGGCATCAAGATCATGGGGCCGGACTTGCAGACTCTGAGCGATCTCGGCGAACAGGTCGAAGCTCTGGTGCAAACCTTGCCAGGGACTCTGAGCGCCTTTTCCGAGCGGGTGGTGGGAGGCAACTACCTCGACTTTATCATTGACCGCGACCAGGTGGCCCGCTACGGCCTCACCGTCGGTGACGTGCAGGACATTATCCAGAGTGCTATCGGCGGCATGAACGTGACCCAGGCCGTCGAGGGGCTGGAGCGCTATCCGGTCAACGTCCGCTACCTGCAGGACTACCGTAATGATCTGCCGGCCCTGAAACGGGTACTGATCCCCATTGCCGAGGGCAAGCACATACCCATCGGTCAGATTGCCGATATCCGCATCCGGAAGGGTCCGGGGGCCATCAAGAGCGAGAACGCTCGGCGCACCGCCTGGGTTTTTGTCGACCTCAAGGGGATCGACGTCGGGACCTACGTGAAGAATGCCCGCAAGGCCGTGGCGGAGAATATCACGCTGCCGGAAGGCTACAACCTTGTCTGGAGCGGTCAGTATGAGTACATCGAGTCCACCCGGGAGCGTCTGCTGCTGATCATTCCGCTGACAGTGGTGGTGATCTTCGTGCTGATTTACCTGAGTACCAAGTCGGCGATCAAAACCGGCATCGTGTTTTTGGCTGTGCCTTTCTCTCTGGTGGGCGCCTTCTGGTTGCTCTACCTGCTCGGCTACAACATGTCCATCGGTGTGTGGGTCGGCCTCATCGCCCTGGCCGGGCTCGACGCCGAAACCGGGGTGGTGATGCTGCTGTACCTCGATATTGCTCACAAGAACTGGACGGAAAAGGGGCGCATGCGCACTTGCGGCGACTTGGCCCAGGCTATCCATCACGGTGCTGTCAAGCGTATCCGCCCCAAGGTGATGACTGTTATCACCATTATTGCCGGCCTTTTTCCCATCATGTGGAGTACCGGAGCAGGGGCTGACGTAATGAAGCGCATTGCCGCACCGATGGTTGGTGGTTCGGTCACCTCATTGGTGTTGGAAATGCTGGTCTATCCGGTCGTTTTCTTCATCTGGCGGGCCCGCAGTTTGGACCCCAGCTCGGAGGCGACTGCCTCGGGAGAACTGGAAGATTAA
- a CDS encoding efflux RND transporter periplasmic adaptor subunit — translation MKPSKKRLLIIILLFLPLAFGGGWYAWHKVGSVSEHTGHDDSEMKSAKQQYTCGMHPMVITDEPGDCPICAMALTPVKSGTIGQAEAAELPQGKESKGERKIKYWAAPMDPTYIRDEPGKSPMGMDLVPVYEDEAPSGATIAIDPVTAQNMGVRTASVERRDLHRLIRTVGTVDYDEPNVTSINAKVDGWIEKLHVAETGQIVKKGQPLLEIYSPKLVAAQQEYLLALRNRSALKDSSFAEIAAGGARLAEAARQRLRYWDISSWQIRQLEKTGKVRKTLTLYAPYKGVVTMKMAMPGQHIKAGQELFQIGDISKVWIYADIYEYELPWIKVGQQAEVLLPYVGDKSLTAEISTIYPYVEPKTRTVKARLEFDNPGLELKPDMYVNVRIQAQKVQDALAVPGEAVLNSGEKQTVFVALGGGKFEPREVKTGVQDQDGYIEITQGLLDSEKVVTSAQFLFDSESKLREAIQKMLEPKEAETDSADEHAGHETPEEDLEALFE, via the coding sequence ATGAAACCTTCAAAAAAACGGTTACTGATAATCATTCTGCTCTTTCTGCCCCTGGCATTTGGCGGGGGCTGGTATGCCTGGCACAAGGTCGGATCTGTTTCGGAACATACTGGTCACGATGACAGTGAGATGAAATCAGCGAAACAGCAGTATACCTGTGGCATGCACCCGATGGTCATCACCGACGAGCCGGGCGATTGTCCTATTTGCGCCATGGCATTGACCCCGGTGAAGTCCGGAACTATTGGACAGGCTGAAGCGGCCGAGTTACCCCAGGGCAAGGAAAGCAAAGGGGAGCGTAAAATCAAGTACTGGGCGGCTCCAATGGACCCCACTTACATCCGCGATGAACCGGGCAAGTCGCCCATGGGCATGGACCTCGTGCCGGTCTACGAGGATGAGGCTCCTTCCGGCGCGACCATCGCTATTGATCCGGTCACCGCCCAGAACATGGGGGTACGCACCGCATCGGTAGAACGACGCGATCTGCATCGGCTTATTCGCACCGTCGGCACCGTCGACTACGACGAACCGAATGTGACCTCAATCAACGCCAAGGTGGACGGCTGGATCGAAAAACTGCACGTCGCCGAGACCGGACAGATTGTGAAAAAGGGCCAGCCGCTGCTGGAAATCTACAGCCCAAAACTGGTAGCGGCCCAGCAGGAGTACCTACTGGCCCTGCGCAACCGGTCTGCTCTTAAAGACAGCTCCTTTGCCGAAATTGCCGCCGGCGGCGCCCGGCTGGCGGAAGCGGCCCGGCAGCGCCTGCGTTACTGGGACATCAGCTCATGGCAGATCCGGCAATTGGAAAAGACTGGCAAGGTGCGCAAGACATTGACCCTTTATGCGCCCTACAAGGGAGTGGTGACCATGAAGATGGCCATGCCCGGCCAGCACATCAAGGCCGGCCAGGAACTGTTCCAGATTGGCGATATCTCCAAGGTCTGGATTTATGCCGATATCTACGAATACGAACTGCCCTGGATCAAAGTTGGGCAGCAGGCAGAAGTACTGCTGCCTTATGTCGGCGACAAGTCCCTCACTGCCGAAATAAGCACTATCTATCCCTACGTCGAACCCAAGACCCGTACGGTCAAGGCGCGACTGGAGTTCGACAATCCTGGTCTTGAGCTCAAACCCGATATGTATGTCAATGTGCGAATCCAGGCGCAAAAGGTTCAGGACGCGCTGGCCGTACCAGGCGAAGCGGTTCTCAATTCCGGGGAGAAGCAGACGGTGTTCGTCGCCTTGGGAGGCGGCAAGTTCGAACCTCGTGAGGTGAAGACCGGTGTACAGGACCAGGATGGGTACATAGAAATTACTCAGGGGCTTCTGGACAGTGAGAAGGTGGTTACCAGTGCGCAGTTCCTGTTCGATTCGGAAAGCAAATTGCGTGAAGCGATTCAGAAGATGCTGGAGCCGAAGGAGGCCGAGACGGATTCAGCCGATGAGCACGCCGGGCATGAGACGCCGGAAGAGGATCTTGAAGCGTTGTTTGAATAA
- a CDS encoding TolC family protein has translation MTLVEEALANNPDLQAAESRWRMAEHKVIPARSLDDPRLSFALSNYPVDSFSGDETPMTGKEIQLSQMFPFPGKLGAKEDMAKQQALWFRGVYEDAKGQLVQRVKDAWYLVYFQDQAIAITSENIAILQDFIRLTETRYEVGTGHQQDVLKAQVERSKLQDKLFNLEQQRITALADLNRLLNRPVATPMDAPKNLTLPPVDASLQQLIELSRSQRPLFGAYQAVIDRYQAQRRLKKLDYYPDFNVFAGYRQREDVPGDPVEGSDFVSAGVSINLPLWQGKRREAVAEADSGMRMARRQFEDFRNRVDFDISDQYAQMEKNRDLVELFKTGIIPQAEQSFEASLSAYQVGDVDFLNLLDSLMTSYRYQINYHRALADYGRSLAKLEAAVGQYLDPAFQTKLKPE, from the coding sequence ATGACTCTGGTAGAAGAGGCGCTGGCCAACAACCCAGACCTGCAGGCCGCCGAATCGCGGTGGAGAATGGCTGAACACAAGGTGATCCCAGCCCGCAGCTTGGATGATCCACGGCTGAGCTTTGCACTGTCGAACTATCCTGTCGACAGTTTTTCCGGCGACGAAACACCCATGACCGGGAAGGAGATTCAGTTGTCCCAGATGTTTCCTTTTCCCGGCAAACTGGGCGCCAAAGAAGATATGGCCAAGCAACAGGCGTTGTGGTTCCGAGGCGTCTATGAAGATGCCAAAGGGCAACTGGTACAGCGAGTCAAGGATGCCTGGTATCTGGTATATTTTCAGGATCAGGCCATCGCCATAACCAGCGAGAATATCGCCATCCTGCAGGACTTTATTCGTCTGACCGAAACTCGCTATGAAGTCGGTACCGGACATCAGCAGGATGTGCTTAAAGCCCAGGTTGAACGTTCGAAACTTCAGGACAAGCTTTTCAACTTGGAGCAGCAGCGGATCACCGCCTTGGCTGATCTTAACCGACTGTTGAACCGTCCTGTTGCAACACCGATGGATGCGCCTAAGAACCTTACGCTGCCGCCGGTCGATGCGAGTCTGCAGCAGTTGATCGAATTGTCACGATCTCAACGCCCTCTGTTCGGAGCATATCAGGCGGTAATCGATCGCTACCAAGCGCAGCGCAGGCTGAAGAAGCTTGATTACTATCCAGACTTCAACGTCTTTGCGGGATACCGTCAGCGGGAAGATGTGCCGGGAGACCCGGTGGAGGGCAGCGACTTTGTTAGCGCTGGTGTCAGCATCAACCTTCCTCTTTGGCAAGGTAAGCGGAGGGAGGCGGTGGCCGAAGCTGATTCTGGGATGCGCATGGCGCGTAGGCAGTTCGAGGATTTCCGTAACCGGGTCGATTTCGACATTTCCGATCAGTACGCGCAGATGGAAAAGAACCGCGACTTGGTGGAATTGTTCAAGACCGGGATAATCCCTCAGGCTGAGCAAAGTTTCGAGGCGAGCCTGTCCGCTTACCAGGTCGGCGATGTCGATTTTCTCAACCTGCTCGATAGCCTGATGACCTCGTATCGTTACCAGATCAATTACCATCGTGCTCTAGCCGACTATGGACGTAGCCTCGCTAAGCTTGAAGCGGCGGTGGGGCAGTATCTCGATCCCGCGTTCCAAACGAAGCTAAAACCAGAATAG